A region of Acidithiobacillus ferridurans DNA encodes the following proteins:
- a CDS encoding NAD(P)H-hydrate dehydratase — protein MTEPFAALNWQAMPGLPVRNPQAHKGSFGHVFAVGGGPGMGGALALTSAAAYRVGTGLVTAVGHPSAIPYLAAHLPEATWRDWPATFGDLPDHAVLAVGPGLGQGLAAHDLLLEIGTLSCPQVWDADALNILARFGPKLLTTDALRLFTPHPGEAARLLGITVADVQADRIAAIVRLRARYGGYWVLKGHHSLLLGCAVRNLCILGNPGMATGGSGDVLTGLLAGLLAVGLDADRSLSLGVCLHARAGDIAAAEMGEASLLAGDILAAVPRALQELTQHHDGN, from the coding sequence ATGACAGAACCTTTTGCTGCCCTGAACTGGCAGGCCATGCCAGGCCTGCCGGTGCGCAACCCGCAGGCGCACAAAGGAAGTTTCGGCCACGTTTTCGCCGTAGGCGGAGGGCCGGGCATGGGCGGGGCATTGGCGCTGACCTCTGCCGCCGCCTATCGGGTGGGCACCGGATTGGTGACGGCAGTGGGGCATCCCTCCGCGATCCCTTACTTGGCGGCACACCTGCCAGAAGCAACTTGGCGAGACTGGCCTGCGACTTTTGGAGATTTGCCGGACCATGCCGTCCTGGCCGTTGGCCCTGGCTTGGGTCAGGGCCTGGCCGCCCATGATCTTTTGCTGGAGATCGGTACACTGTCCTGTCCCCAGGTATGGGACGCCGATGCCCTGAACATTCTTGCGCGTTTTGGTCCGAAACTGCTGACCACCGATGCACTTCGTCTGTTTACCCCACATCCGGGCGAAGCGGCCCGTCTGCTCGGGATAACAGTCGCCGATGTACAGGCAGACCGTATCGCGGCGATTGTTCGGTTACGCGCCCGCTATGGCGGCTACTGGGTCCTCAAGGGCCACCATAGTCTCCTGCTGGGATGCGCTGTCCGGAATCTCTGTATTTTGGGCAATCCGGGCATGGCCACGGGCGGCAGCGGGGACGTGCTGACCGGCCTGTTGGCCGGTCTGCTGGCGGTCGGCCTGGACGCCGACCGGTCTCTGTCCCTCGGCGTGTGCCTGCACGCCCGCGCGGGCGATATCGCGGCCGCGGAGATGGGCGAGGCCAGCCTACTGGCGGGGGATATCCTGGCGGCAGTGCCCCGCGCTTTGCAGGAGTTGACGCAACATCATGACGGAAACTGA
- the recR gene encoding recombination mediator RecR, which produces MADVPSMDALVALLRRLPGIGPRSAQRISYELLVRKRDLMPQLAAAFQQAHAVVRFCERCNNLSETPLCAVCRSEHRDRSILCVVESPADLRAIEDTGVFVGEFFVLMGHLSPLDGIGPEALHIDRLSARLGETDLREVIFATNPTLEGEATAQFLAGLVPDGITISRIARGVPVGGELEYVDRSTLGRALHGRRLLDE; this is translated from the coding sequence ATGGCAGACGTTCCGAGTATGGATGCCCTGGTGGCACTGCTACGCCGCCTACCGGGTATTGGCCCGCGTTCGGCGCAACGGATCAGCTATGAGTTGCTGGTGCGCAAGCGCGATCTCATGCCGCAACTCGCCGCAGCCTTTCAGCAAGCCCACGCGGTGGTCCGTTTTTGTGAACGCTGCAACAACCTGAGCGAAACGCCATTGTGTGCCGTCTGTCGTTCCGAACACCGGGACCGTTCCATTTTGTGCGTGGTGGAATCACCCGCTGATCTGCGTGCGATCGAAGATACAGGGGTATTCGTCGGCGAATTTTTCGTATTGATGGGGCATTTGTCACCCCTGGATGGCATCGGTCCCGAAGCCCTGCATATCGACCGCCTCAGCGCGCGGCTGGGTGAAACAGACTTGCGGGAAGTAATTTTTGCGACCAATCCTACCCTGGAAGGTGAGGCTACAGCCCAGTTTCTCGCCGGGCTGGTTCCGGACGGCATCACCATCAGTCGTATCGCGCGGGGGGTGCCGGTGGGTGGTGAACTGGAATATGTCGATCGCAGCACCCTCGGACGCGCCCTGCACGGTCGTCGTCTGCTAGACGAGTAA
- a CDS encoding ammonium transporter has protein sequence MIPTGVTPPGGNVFFLLMGAILVFAMHGGFAFLELGTVRRRSQVNALVKILSDFGISTIVYFFVGYHIAYGISFFADVKTLTASNHGFQMVRFFFLLTFAAAVPAIISGGIAERARFYPQLLATAFLVGLVYPFYEGIVWNGHYGIQAWFTRAFGAPFHDFAGSVVVHAMGGWMALMAVWLLGSRKGRYGKDGAVHAMPPSNIPFLALGSWILIIGWFGFNVMSAQQIAAVQGLVALNSLMALVGGMLAALAVGKGDPGFVHNGALAGLVAICAGSDVVQPIGALAIGVIAGVIFVYLFTFVQHRLRLDDVLGVWPLHGVCGVWGGLAVGIFGHQFLGGAGGVSFWSQLLGTSLGVLIALAGSGIVYGSIKYFIGIRLDPEAEYAGADLSLHHVSAYPEEDIERA, from the coding sequence ATGATCCCCACAGGAGTCACGCCTCCAGGCGGAAATGTATTTTTTTTGCTGATGGGCGCCATTCTGGTGTTTGCCATGCACGGCGGATTCGCCTTTCTGGAACTGGGTACGGTACGACGGCGCAGCCAGGTAAATGCACTGGTGAAGATTCTCAGTGATTTTGGTATATCCACCATCGTCTATTTTTTTGTGGGTTATCATATCGCCTATGGCATCAGCTTTTTTGCCGACGTAAAGACTCTGACCGCGAGCAATCACGGTTTTCAGATGGTGCGGTTTTTTTTCCTGCTGACCTTCGCTGCTGCGGTGCCCGCCATTATCTCCGGTGGTATTGCCGAGCGGGCGCGTTTTTATCCTCAATTGCTGGCGACCGCCTTTCTGGTGGGACTGGTTTATCCTTTTTACGAAGGGATCGTCTGGAATGGCCATTATGGTATTCAAGCTTGGTTTACCCGCGCTTTTGGCGCACCTTTTCACGATTTCGCAGGCTCGGTGGTAGTGCATGCCATGGGTGGATGGATGGCGCTGATGGCGGTCTGGCTGCTGGGTTCGCGCAAGGGGCGTTACGGGAAAGATGGTGCGGTACACGCCATGCCGCCGTCCAACATTCCCTTTCTGGCGCTGGGCTCCTGGATTCTGATCATCGGCTGGTTTGGTTTTAATGTGATGAGTGCACAGCAAATTGCTGCTGTGCAGGGTCTGGTGGCGCTCAACTCGCTTATGGCATTGGTGGGCGGCATGCTGGCAGCGCTGGCGGTAGGGAAGGGCGATCCGGGCTTCGTTCATAATGGCGCTCTGGCAGGTCTCGTGGCCATCTGCGCCGGTTCCGATGTGGTGCAACCCATTGGGGCTTTGGCCATCGGCGTCATTGCCGGCGTTATTTTTGTCTACCTGTTCACCTTTGTGCAGCATCGCCTGCGTCTGGATGACGTGCTGGGCGTCTGGCCGCTCCATGGTGTTTGCGGTGTGTGGGGTGGACTGGCCGTCGGCATTTTTGGACATCAGTTCCTCGGCGGCGCAGGTGGGGTCAGTTTCTGGTCTCAGTTGCTGGGCACCTCACTAGGCGTCCTGATCGCCCTGGCGGGCAGTGGTATCGTCTACGGCAGCATCAAGTACTTTATCGGGATTCGTCTGGATCCCGAGGCGGAGTATGCGGGGGCGGATTTGAGCCTGCACCATGTCAGCGCGTATCCTGAAGAGGATATCGAGAGGGCGTGA